A single window of Nicotiana sylvestris chromosome 5, ASM39365v2, whole genome shotgun sequence DNA harbors:
- the LOC138869032 gene encoding uncharacterized protein gives MPGFAKYLKDLITKKRTTKNEVVNVTHGVSSIIATTTVQKKEDPGAFTIPCTIGAYDFARALCDNGASINLMPLAIYKKARLGMPRPTSMRLQMADRSIKRPVGIVDDVIVKVGEFHLPSDFLILDCAVDKEIPIILGRPFLAT, from the coding sequence atgccGGGTTTTGCTAAGTATTTAAAAGACTTGATTACCAAGAAGAGAACCACCAAAAATGAAGTAGTGAATGTGACTCACGgggttagttccatcattgcaacaaccaccgttcaaaagaaagaagacccgGGAGCTTTCACCATTCCATGTACTATTGGGGCATATGATTTTGCAAGAGCGCTTTGTGATAATGGAGCTAGCATTAACTTAATGCCTCTTGCTATTTACAAGAAAGCGAGGTTAGGTATGCCGAGGCCCACAagtatgaggttgcaaatggccgATCGTTCCATAAAGAGACCGGTGGGAATTGTCGATGATGTGATTGTGAAAGTGGGAGAGTTCCATCTACCCTCCGATTTCTTAATACTTGATTGTGCAgttgacaaagagatccctatcatcttGGGGAGACCATTCCTTGCCACATGA
- the LOC138869031 gene encoding uncharacterized protein, producing the protein MVDIGATHNFMTEAAAKRLELKLAPTNSHVKTMNAKVQNARGVANGVGVKLGTWKETTNFTVTSIDIFDIILGQEFFRHCHILIDPYLQCLLVMEREGAFMVPTVTMPHEQIQAQLSAMQVVKGIKKGEPTFVATISSLEEDKNFQEIVSPCIEKLLEENKDVMPEELPKNLPPTREVDHKIELEPGAKPPIFAPYRMTPPEIEELRKQLKELLDAGHIRPLKAPFGAPVLFQDKKYGSLRLCIDYQA; encoded by the coding sequence ATGGTGGATATtggagcaactcataatttcATGACTGAGGCTGCCGCAAAGAGACTAGAATTGAAGCTTGCTCCAACCAACTCTCATGTCAAGACCATGAATGCCAAGGTACAAAATGCTCGTGGGGTAGCTAatggagttggtgtcaaattgggaacttggaaAGAAACGACAAACTTTACCGTAACCTCTATAgatatctttgacatcatactggggcaagagttctttagacattgtcataTTTTGATTGACCCCTACCTCCAATGTCTCTTGGTTATGGAGCGAGAAGGAGCTTTCATGGTACCTACAGTGACTATGCCACACGAACAGATCCAAGCACAACTCTCAGCTATGCAGGTTGTCAAGGGGATCAAGAAGGGGGAGCCGACATTCGTGGCAACCATTTCAAGTCTAGAGGAAGACAAGAATTTTCAAGAGATAGTGTCACCTTGCATAGAGAAGTTGCTTGaggaaaacaaagatgtcatgcCCGAGGAGTTGCCTAAGAACTTGCCGCCTACGCGAGAGGTAgatcacaagattgagttggagccaggGGCTAAGCCACCCATATTTGCCCCATATCGTATGACACCGCCCGAGATAGAGGAGCTCAGGAAACAATTGAAAGAGCTACTAGATGCTGGTCACATTCGCCCATTAAAGGCACCTTTTGGCGCACCAGTATTGTTCCAGGATAAGAAGTATGGATCATTGCGTTTGTGTATAGACTACCAAGCATAA
- the LOC138869030 gene encoding uncharacterized protein, translating into MPHYSQPITSAAESDDKSSLIQNLVAEIKKLTSRVQGFEGNKGVEGLNCKDLCVQPDVELLEGYKPPKFEMFDGTGNPRVHLRMYCDKLVGVGRDEKIRMKMFMRSLKGDALSWYISQDAKKWTSWVNMASDFMDQFRFNTENAPDVFYIQNLKKKPTETFREYATHWRSEAAKVRLALEEEQMNRFFVRAQDPQYYERLMLIEGQKFSDIIKLGERIEEGIKNGMVTNLEAL; encoded by the coding sequence ATGCCGCACTACAGTCAGCCAATCACAAGTGCAGCCGAGTCAGATGACAAGAGTTCCCTCATTCAGAATTTGGTCGCTGAgatcaagaagttgactagccgggtTCAAGGTTTCGAAGGTAATAAAGGTGTCGAAGGGTTGAATTGCAAAGATCTCTgtgttcagccagatgttgagctcctagaggggtacaaaccccccaagttcgagatgttcgatggtacaggtaaTCCCAGGGTCCACTTGAGAATgtattgtgacaagttggtaggaGTCGGAAGGGACGAGAAAATCCGCATGAAgatgttcatgaggagtttgaagggtgatgctttatcatggtatattagccaggatgcaaagaaatggactagttgggtgaacatggcatctgactttatggaccaGTTTAGGTTCAATActgagaacgcaccagatgtgttctatatccagaatctcaagaagaagcccacagagacctttcgcgaatatgctactcattggaggtcagaagctgctaaggtcagactggccttggaggaagaacaaatgaataggtttttTGTCCGTGCTCAGGATCCGCAATACTACGAGAGGCTGATGCTAATAGAGGGCCAaaagttctccgacatcatcaagttgggagaaaggattgaagaaggcataAAAAACGGTATGGTCACTAACCTCGAGGCATTGTGa